The genomic region TTTGAAAACGATCCGAAGTCCAACCAAACATCATTGCAAACAATAATTTTAATAAAATATGATGTCGATAGCAATCATCCTCAGCAACATCTTGTTTACCTCTAACACCAATCGCTAGTTTAGGAGAAGATACTTCCATTCTCATACTGTCTGTTTGCTTTACATCTTTTAAAACAAACTTTTCTCTTGCTACTTCCTGAACATCTAACTCTTCCAGTTCTTTTCTTTCAAAATAGTCCTGTACTTGATCCACATCAAAATTGCCAACTAAAAACAGAGACATGTTTACAGGTTTGTAAAACCTTGTGAAATTTTCTTGCAAATTAGTTAGATTAATTTGGGAAATGGACTCCTCACTTCCAACTATATCAGTTGCTAAAGGTGTACCAGGATACAAATTCGCTAAAGTTGAAAAGAATAAACACGAATCTGGATCATCTTGATACATTTCTCGTTCTTGCTGAATAATATCCTGCTCTCTTAAAATGGAATCTTCAGTAAAATGTGCTGATGTCACCAATTCATCAAGTAAATCTACATTCTCTAAGAGATAATCCGTTGCTGAAAAAAGATAGTTTGTTTTTGTAAAGCTTGTAAAGGCATTGCTATCCGCACCTAGACTCGTAAAAGCTGACATCAAATCGCTAGCATCTTCTCTCTCAAATAATTTATGTTCAAGAAAATGAGCAATTCCTCCAGGATATTCTTTTACATCTCCGTCAACTTCTGTGACAAGCGTATCTACCGAACCAAATTGTACAGTTACACTCCCGTAAACCTCTTTAAATTCCTTTTTAGGCAAAAGAGCAACTGTCAATCCATTTGACAAACGAGTTCGATAAACCATTTCTTTTACAGCTGGATAGTATTTTTCTTCAAAAACAACCTTTGTCATTCTATTCCTTCCATAAAGTAAATCGCCTGTAGTTTCACATTATTAGCTGCTCTACAAATATCATCTTTGTCAACTTGCTCGAGTTTTGCAATCCAACCTTTAAAGTCTGCTGAAGATTTCCCAAGTAAAGAATTTTGATAAGCACGTTCAATCAATGAACCTTGATTATCTTGAGAAAGTAACAAAGATCGACGAATCATTTCCTTGGTCTGCTCTAATTCAAGCTCTGTAAAATATCCTTTTTTTAAATCAAGCAGTTGATTATTCATCATTTTACGAGCCTGGTTCCGATTTTCTCGATCGATACCAGCATACATCCTCAAGAACCCACTAAATAAATCAAGCTGACTTGAAATAGTATAAGCCAATCCAGCATTTTCACGGACATTTGTAAATAGTTTAGAGTGAGCAAATCCACCCAGTAAACCATTCATTACAATCATGGATAAATGTTGCTCATCACCATATTCAACAGGACAATGATAACCTAATTCCAAAATGGATTGTCCCACATTTTTCCGAACCATACCTTCCTGAAGGATATTGGAATAAGGTTGACAATACTGAACCTTCACATCTCCTTTTCGACCTTTAAAGCCAAATGATTCTAATACATTTTGAATTTCAACCTCATTAAAATCACCTAGGAAAAAGAAATCTATTCGATCATTGGCCAAAAATTCTTTGAAACAAGAATAAGAACTTTGTGGAGTTTCAGCTAAAATACGATTTCGTAAATCACTGTATTCCAATTGGAGACGTTCATCATGAAAAAATAATTTATCTAATTCTTTATGTGCAAAATAAAAAGAATCATCCATATCAGCTGCTAAACTTGCTAGCAATTGTTTTTTCTCAATTTCAAATAAGGCCGAATCAAACCCATTATCAACTACGACGGGGGAAAAAAGAGTTTCTTTTACTAGTTCCAAAACCTGAGAAGTTAGCACATTTTTCCTACTTAAAAACTCATCACGAACATAGGTAAATGTCAATTCTACAATATGACTTTGCCCTCTTCTAAAACAATTGGTTGACATATCTGTACCATATAGACTGGCCAAGTGTCTTCTCAAAGCTTGAGAAGTGGGGTACATCTGGTTGGACGTTTCTAGCATACTCGCACTCAACATGCGACCTGTAATCGTATCAAGAGATAATGGAGAGGTAAAACGCACGGTAATTTTGTTCGTTTTAAACTTCTTTGATTGGATAAAATGTGTTGAAATTCCATGCACTAACTCCATGATTTACCTCCTCATATACAGACTTCTATTATATCACGAAAACCTGAAATTTTCTTGTTCCCTGTAACACTTTTGAAATAAAAATCGCTTACATTTCTCCCTGTTTCTCTCACTATTTTTAGGAAAATATGGTATAATACCAAAGATTGAGGTGAATTATGGAATACAAATTATTTGAAGAATTTATTACCCTCCAAGCACTACTCAAAGAACTTGGAATTACACATAGCGGAGGAGCTATCAAATCATTTCTCTCTGAACATTCTGTTTACTTTAATGGGGAATTAGAGAGTCGTCGTGGTAAAAAACTTCGCATTGGTGATAAAATTGACATACCTGACATGAATATTGACATCTTATTGACACAACCTACTTCTGAGGAGCAAGAGGAATATCAAGCTGATAAAGTTGAAAAAGAACGGATCGCTAAACTTGTCAAAGAGATGAATAAGGGATTTAAAAGAGACAAATCGAAACCTACTTCATCACCTAAAAGCAAACAAGCTCCACGATTCCCTGGTAGATAATCATGTGGCTACAACACCTATCTCTCAAAACTTTTCGTAACTACAAAGAGACGAAAATAGACTTTAATCCTAAATTAAATATCTTTTTAGGACGCAATGCTCAAGGAAAAACAAATATACTAGAGGCTATCTATTTTTTAGCCTTAACTCGTAGTCATCGAACTCGAACAGATAAAAATCTCATTCATTTTGATGAGGAACAACTTCATCTTTCAGGTCTAGTTCAGAAAAAAACTGGATCCATTCCCCTAGAAATAGAACTAACACAAAAAGGCCGTGTGACAAAAGTTAATCATTTAAAACAGGCACGCCTTTCAGATTATGTAGGACACATGAATGTTGTCTTATTTGCTCCTGAAGATTTACAACTAATTAAAGGAGCACCTTCAGTTCGACGAAAATTTATTGATATGGAGCTTGGGCAAATTAAGCCAATCTATTTATCAGATTTAACCAATTATAACCATATTCTTAAGCAAAGAAATACCTATTTAAAATCAGCTCAAAAAATAGATGAAACCTTCCTTTCAGTACTAGATGATCAGCTAGTCGATTATGGATGTCGTGTAATGAATCACCGCTTAGATTTTATAAAAAAACTAGAGCATTTTGGTCGTAAGAAACATTTTGAACTTTCTAATCAGATTGAAGAGTTGTCAATATCCTATCAATCTTCTGTAAAGTCAACTGAAAAAGAAGACTTATCAGAATCTTTCAAAATTGCTTTAGAAAAAAGTAGGTCCAGAGATTTATTTAAAAAGAATACTGGTGTTGGGCCTCATCGAGATGACATTTCTTTTTATATAAATGGGATGGATGCTAGTTTCGGAAGTCAAGGCCAACATCGTAGTCTCGTCCTCTCGATAAAATTAGCAGAAATCGAATTAATGGAAAGTATTACTACAGAATCTCCGATATTATTACTTGACGATGTCATGAGTGAACTTGACAACACTAGACAGTTAAAATTATTAGAAACGATTTCTCAGTCAATCCAAACCTTTATAACAACAACAAGCTTAGATCATCTTCAAAATTTGCCAGAAAATCTAAGTATCTTCACTATTCAGGATGGTAAAGTTGCTGTAAATGAAAATTGACAACATTGTAAAAGAACTCCTGTTTTTACTGGAGTTCTTTTCATTGTTTTTTTACATAGAATAATTTGGTGCCTCATTAGTAATTTGTACATCATGAGGATGGCTTTCTTTCAAACCAGCACCAGACATTTCAATAAATTGAGCATTATCGTGTAGCTCTTTAAGGTTCGCTGCACCAAAGTAACCCATACCAGAGCGAATACCACCAATCATTTGAAAGACAATATCAGCTGCCGCTCCTTTATAAGCAACACGACCTTCAATTCCTTCTGGAACAAGTTTGTTTGCTTCATTGACAGAACCTTGGAAGTAACGATCACTTGAACCTTTTTTCATAGCAGCGATTGATCCCATACCACGGTAAGTCTTGAACTTACGTCCTTGGAAGATTTCAGTTTCACCTGGAGCTTCATCAGTTCCAGCAAACATTGATCCAAGCATAACTGCATTTCCACCTGCAGCAAGGGCTTTTACAATATCTCCAGAATACTTGATTCCACCGTCGGCAATGATCGTTTTACCATATTCACGCGCAACAGCTGCAGCATCGTAGATAGCTGTTACTTGCGGAACACCAACACCAGCAATCACACGAGTAGTACAGATAGAACCTGGTCCAATCCCAACCTTGACAACGTCTACACCTGCTTCATAAAGGGCACGTGCACCCTCAGCTGTTGCAATATTTCCAGCAATCAAAGTACGATCTGGGAAGTGAGCACGAATCTCAGCAATTTTACGCAAGACACCTGCAGAATGACCATGTGCAGTATCAATAACAATCGCATCCGCTCCTGCCTCAAAAAGAGCCTCTGCACGTTCAAATGTATCTGAAGTAACACCTACTGCACCTGCAACTAGTAGACGACCAAACTCATCTTTAGCAGCATTTGGAAACTCAATAACTTTTTCAATATCTTTGATAGTAATCAAACCAGAAAGACGGCCTTCTTCATCTACCAACGGAAGTTTTTCAATACGGTGTTCTTGAAGAATGCTTTCAGCCGTTGCAAGATCTGTACCTACAGGAGCAGTAACAAGATTTTCACTGGTCATATGATTTGAGATTGGTTGGTTATAGTCTGAAATAAAACGAAGATCTCGGTTTGTCAAAATACCAACCAATTTACGATTTTCAAGTGTTTCAACAACTGGAACACCACTGATGCGATAACGACCCATAAGCTCATCTGCTTCAGCAATTGTATGTTCAGGCGTCAAGAAGAACGGATCAATAATAACTCCATTTTCAGAACGTTTTACCTTACGAACCTCGTCTGCTTGTTGAGCAATTGACATGTTTTTATGGATAACTCCGAGACCACCTGCACGAGCAATAGCAATGGCCATTTGACTCTCTGTAACTGTGTCCATGGCAGCGGTAATAATTGGGATATTTAAAGTCAAATTATCTGCCAATTTAGTTGTTAAATCAGCATCGTTAGGCAACACATGACTTTCAGCTGGAATAAGCAATACATCATCAAAGGTAAAACCTTTTTTCAAAAATTTAGTGTCCCAATTAGACATTCGAAGTTTCCTCTTTTCTTTCTTTTTGAGCTTGACTCTTTTTATATTGTATCTATCATACCATTCTATAAAAATTTGTCAAATATTACAGGGGTAAATAAAAAACTATCTTTTCTTTGAGATAGAAATGATAGTTTCTTGTAAAATAAACTTAGTTAAAGTAATTGAGTCCCATTGCACCTTTAACCTCAGATAGGGTTTGACCTGCTACTTCACGCGCTCTTTCACTACCTTTTTGAAGCATATTATAAACTTCTCCCATATCCTTAGCAAATTCGATACGGCGCTCACGAATAGGACCAAGTTCACGCTCTAATATTTCAAGTAGATAACGCTTGGTCTTCACATCACCAAGACCACCTCGTTGATAATGTTCTTTCATGTCAGCAATTTCTTGAGCATCTTCTGGACGACCAAAAACATCTAGATAATGGAAAACCATATTTCCTTCAATTTTACCTGGATCCTCAACGCGGATATGATCTGGATCTGTATACATACTCATCACTTTTTTACGCAAAGTATCCGCATCATCAGCTAAATAAATACCATTATTGAGTGATTTAGACATTTTAGCATTTCCATCTAAACCAGGCAAACGCCCTGCTCTCTCATTTTCTGGATAAATACCTTCCGGTTCTACCAAGACATCACAGTTATATGCATTGTTAAAAGAACGAACAATTTCACGAGTCTGCTCAATCATTGGTTTCTGATCTGTCCCAACAGGAACATAGTTGGCCTTAAAGGCTGTGATGTCAGCTGCTTGTGCAATTGGATAAACCAAAAATCCTGTCGGAATGCTTTCTCCAAATTCCTTCTGAGCAATTTCTGTCTTGACAGTTGGATTGCGCTCCAAACGTGCTAATGACACTAAATTCATATAATACATAGACAACTCAGCTAATTCTGGAATTTGGCTTTGAATAAAGATAGTTGATTTACTTGGATCCAATCCAACTGCAAGGTAATCCAAAGCTACATTTCCGATAGACTCTACAATGGTTTGAGGGTCTTTAGCATGATCTGTCAAAGCTTGTTGGTCAGCCAAGAACACAAACATATCATACTTATCCTCTTCCTGTAATAATACTCGATTTTTGAGACTTCCAACATAATGTCCAATATGCAATTTTCCTGTTGGACGGTCTCCTGTTAAAATAATGGGTTTAGTCATTTTGTTCTCCTTCGATATAGTCCCTTCAATTATAGCATTTTTTTAATGAAATAACCGTAATTTATCAAAATAAATCAGCCTTGCTATTTACGGATTTGTGTAAAGTATGCTGTAAATTTAATTTACACAAAATTGATAGATAAAAATTTGAATATTTCCGTATTTTCTAGTAGAATAAATATATTACATATATAGGAGAAAAACATTGCTTACAGTATCTGATGTTTCACTACGTTTTAGTGATCGCAAACTTTTTGATGATGTCAATATCAAATTTACAGAAGGAAATACTTACGGATTGATCGGTGCTAATGGTGCCGGAAAATCAACCTTTTTAAAAATTTTAGCT from Streptococcus mitis NCTC 12261 harbors:
- the yfmH gene encoding EF-P 5-aminopentanol modification-associated protein YfmH, producing MTKVVFEEKYYPAVKEMVYRTRLSNGLTVALLPKKEFKEVYGSVTVQFGSVDTLVTEVDGDVKEYPGGIAHFLEHKLFEREDASDLMSAFTSLGADSNAFTSFTKTNYLFSATDYLLENVDLLDELVTSAHFTEDSILREQDIIQQEREMYQDDPDSCLFFSTLANLYPGTPLATDIVGSEESISQINLTNLQENFTRFYKPVNMSLFLVGNFDVDQVQDYFERKELEELDVQEVAREKFVLKDVKQTDSMRMEVSSPKLAIGVRGKQDVAEDDCYRHHILLKLLFAMMFGWTSDRFQKLYESGKIDASLSLEVEVTSRFHFVMLTMDTKEPVALSHQFKKAIRNFTKDLDITEDHLDIIKREMFGEFFSSMNSLEFIATQYDAFGQGETIFDLPKILQEITLEDVLDAGHHLIDDGDIVDFTIFPS
- the guaB gene encoding IMP dehydrogenase, which translates into the protein MSNWDTKFLKKGFTFDDVLLIPAESHVLPNDADLTTKLADNLTLNIPIITAAMDTVTESQMAIAIARAGGLGVIHKNMSIAQQADEVRKVKRSENGVIIDPFFLTPEHTIAEADELMGRYRISGVPVVETLENRKLVGILTNRDLRFISDYNQPISNHMTSENLVTAPVGTDLATAESILQEHRIEKLPLVDEEGRLSGLITIKDIEKVIEFPNAAKDEFGRLLVAGAVGVTSDTFERAEALFEAGADAIVIDTAHGHSAGVLRKIAEIRAHFPDRTLIAGNIATAEGARALYEAGVDVVKVGIGPGSICTTRVIAGVGVPQVTAIYDAAAVAREYGKTIIADGGIKYSGDIVKALAAGGNAVMLGSMFAGTDEAPGETEIFQGRKFKTYRGMGSIAAMKKGSSDRYFQGSVNEANKLVPEGIEGRVAYKGAAADIVFQMIGGIRSGMGYFGAANLKELHDNAQFIEMSGAGLKESHPHDVQITNEAPNYSM
- the yaaA gene encoding S4 domain-containing protein YaaA, giving the protein MEYKLFEEFITLQALLKELGITHSGGAIKSFLSEHSVYFNGELESRRGKKLRIGDKIDIPDMNIDILLTQPTSEEQEEYQADKVEKERIAKLVKEMNKGFKRDKSKPTSSPKSKQAPRFPGR
- the yfmF gene encoding EF-P 5-aminopentanol modification-associated protein YfmF — its product is MELVHGISTHFIQSKKFKTNKITVRFTSPLSLDTITGRMLSASMLETSNQMYPTSQALRRHLASLYGTDMSTNCFRRGQSHIVELTFTYVRDEFLSRKNVLTSQVLELVKETLFSPVVVDNGFDSALFEIEKKQLLASLAADMDDSFYFAHKELDKLFFHDERLQLEYSDLRNRILAETPQSSYSCFKEFLANDRIDFFFLGDFNEVEIQNVLESFGFKGRKGDVKVQYCQPYSNILQEGMVRKNVGQSILELGYHCPVEYGDEQHLSMIVMNGLLGGFAHSKLFTNVRENAGLAYTISSQLDLFSGFLRMYAGIDRENRNQARKMMNNQLLDLKKGYFTELELEQTKEMIRRSLLLSQDNQGSLIERAYQNSLLGKSSADFKGWIAKLEQVDKDDICRAANNVKLQAIYFMEGIE
- the recF gene encoding DNA replication/repair protein RecF (All proteins in this family for which functions are known are DNA-binding proteins that assist the filamentation of RecA onto DNA for the initiation of recombination or recombinational repair.); this translates as MWLQHLSLKTFRNYKETKIDFNPKLNIFLGRNAQGKTNILEAIYFLALTRSHRTRTDKNLIHFDEEQLHLSGLVQKKTGSIPLEIELTQKGRVTKVNHLKQARLSDYVGHMNVVLFAPEDLQLIKGAPSVRRKFIDMELGQIKPIYLSDLTNYNHILKQRNTYLKSAQKIDETFLSVLDDQLVDYGCRVMNHRLDFIKKLEHFGRKKHFELSNQIEELSISYQSSVKSTEKEDLSESFKIALEKSRSRDLFKKNTGVGPHRDDISFYINGMDASFGSQGQHRSLVLSIKLAEIELMESITTESPILLLDDVMSELDNTRQLKLLETISQSIQTFITTTSLDHLQNLPENLSIFTIQDGKVAVNEN
- the trpS gene encoding tryptophan--tRNA ligase, with the protein product MTKPIILTGDRPTGKLHIGHYVGSLKNRVLLQEEDKYDMFVFLADQQALTDHAKDPQTIVESIGNVALDYLAVGLDPSKSTIFIQSQIPELAELSMYYMNLVSLARLERNPTVKTEIAQKEFGESIPTGFLVYPIAQAADITAFKANYVPVGTDQKPMIEQTREIVRSFNNAYNCDVLVEPEGIYPENERAGRLPGLDGNAKMSKSLNNGIYLADDADTLRKKVMSMYTDPDHIRVEDPGKIEGNMVFHYLDVFGRPEDAQEIADMKEHYQRGGLGDVKTKRYLLEILERELGPIRERRIEFAKDMGEVYNMLQKGSERAREVAGQTLSEVKGAMGLNYFN